The following are encoded together in the Streptomyces sp. NBC_01465 genome:
- a CDS encoding PaaI family thioesterase: MTSTDLTALSGLELMRWFQTERPADVPSIGRLLGMRFDEVEHGRIVASLDTRPDFANPLGTVHGGIAATLLDSVMGCAVHTTLPAGVGYTTLELKVNYIRAAQTDGRTLTAEGTVIHAGRRTATAEGKVLDEQGKLVAHATTTCLVLH; this comes from the coding sequence GTGACCTCCACCGACCTCACCGCTCTGTCCGGCCTCGAACTCATGCGCTGGTTCCAGACCGAGCGCCCCGCCGACGTCCCCTCCATCGGCCGGCTGCTCGGCATGCGCTTCGACGAAGTCGAGCACGGCCGTATCGTCGCCTCGCTCGACACCCGCCCCGACTTCGCCAATCCGCTGGGCACCGTGCACGGCGGCATCGCGGCCACCCTGCTCGACTCGGTCATGGGCTGCGCGGTGCACACCACGCTGCCCGCCGGCGTCGGCTACACGACCCTGGAGCTGAAGGTGAACTACATCCGGGCCGCGCAGACCGACGGGCGCACGCTCACCGCCGAAGGCACCGTCATCCACGCCGGCCGCCGCACCGCAACGGCCGAGGGGAAGGTCCTGGACGAGCAGGGGAAGCTGGTCGCGCACGCCACGACCACGTGCCTGGTGCTCCACTGA
- a CDS encoding enoyl-CoA hydratase-related protein translates to MPTLDRHDNVFVLDLGDGENRFHPDWLASVSAALDEVEKAEGPKALVTAATGKFYSNGLDLDWLFAHADQQEDYVVSVHELFARMLSLPMITVAALQGHTFAAGAMFSLAHDFRVMRADRGYWCLPEADINIPFSPGMSALIQARLAPQTAHRAMLTAHRYGGADAAAAGIVDRAVAEDAVRTAALELAQAQVNKAGDTLRTIKTRMYAPALAALRDTANPLG, encoded by the coding sequence ATGCCCACGCTCGACCGCCACGACAACGTATTCGTCCTCGACCTCGGAGACGGCGAGAACCGCTTCCACCCCGACTGGCTCGCCTCCGTGAGCGCCGCGCTGGACGAGGTGGAGAAGGCCGAAGGCCCCAAGGCCCTGGTGACGGCCGCGACGGGGAAGTTCTACTCCAACGGCCTCGACCTGGACTGGCTGTTCGCCCACGCCGACCAGCAGGAGGACTACGTCGTCTCGGTCCACGAGCTCTTCGCGCGGATGCTGTCGCTGCCGATGATCACCGTCGCCGCCCTCCAGGGGCACACCTTCGCCGCCGGCGCGATGTTCTCCCTCGCCCACGACTTCCGCGTGATGCGCGCCGACCGCGGCTACTGGTGCCTGCCCGAGGCGGACATCAACATCCCCTTCTCCCCCGGCATGTCCGCCCTCATCCAGGCCCGGCTGGCCCCGCAGACCGCACACCGGGCCATGCTCACGGCCCACCGCTACGGCGGGGCCGATGCCGCGGCCGCCGGGATCGTCGACCGGGCGGTCGCCGAGGACGCCGTCCGTACGGCCGCGCTCGAACTCGCCCAGGCGCAGGTGAACAAGGCCGGCGACACCCTCCGCACCATCAAGACCCGGATGTACGCCCCGGCGCTGGCCGCCCTGCGCGACACCGCCAACCCCCTCGGCTGA
- a CDS encoding TetR/AcrR family transcriptional regulator, producing the protein MSPRKSDSRERMIVSTAALLREYGAGGTSIDRVLEHSGAPRGSVYHHFPGGRAQLLDEAVALAGDFIAGLLDAAMQDGDDPVQAIDGFFVLWRERLVSSGFRAGCPVVAVAVETNDDAPQLARSAASVFARWQEALAAPLVRHGLTEQRAGRLAAFIVAAIEGAVIMCRVEQSSAPLDAAAAEIHDLLIHALRPSPH; encoded by the coding sequence ATGAGCCCCCGCAAGAGCGACAGCCGTGAGCGCATGATCGTCAGTACCGCCGCTCTGTTGCGCGAATACGGGGCAGGCGGCACCAGCATCGACCGCGTACTGGAGCACAGTGGTGCTCCTCGCGGCTCGGTGTACCACCACTTTCCCGGCGGGAGGGCCCAGCTCCTCGACGAGGCGGTGGCTCTCGCCGGGGACTTCATCGCCGGTCTGCTCGACGCCGCGATGCAGGACGGCGACGATCCGGTGCAGGCGATCGACGGGTTTTTCGTGCTCTGGCGCGAACGGCTCGTCAGCAGCGGCTTCCGGGCCGGCTGCCCCGTCGTGGCGGTCGCGGTGGAGACCAACGACGACGCCCCGCAGCTGGCCCGCTCCGCCGCCTCCGTCTTCGCCCGCTGGCAGGAGGCGCTCGCGGCACCGCTCGTCCGGCACGGCCTGACCGAACAACGGGCCGGGCGGCTGGCCGCGTTCATCGTCGCCGCGATCGAAGGCGCGGTGATCATGTGCCGCGTCGAACAGAGCTCCGCGCCGCTGGATGCGGCCGCCGCCGAGATCCATGACCTGCTGATCCACGCACTCCGACCCAGCCCGCATTGA